A stretch of the Erinaceus europaeus chromosome 1, mEriEur2.1, whole genome shotgun sequence genome encodes the following:
- the FRAT2 gene encoding GSK-3-binding protein FRAT2, which yields MPCRREEEEEAGEEAEGEEEDDDDDSFLLLQQSVTLGGSGEVDRLVAQIGETLQLDAAQDSPASPRAPPGPPLQPPAAAKAGPSALPLLLPPAPAEAGCPAPPGALRCTLGDRGRVRDRAAPYFVAELAAGPSALSGPCRRGWLRGAGSSRRLQQRPWPPARTRARDDDPHRLLQQLVLSGNLIKEAVRRLQRAVAAVAATGPAGTPGPGGSRSAQDPVSLQSSGALH from the coding sequence ATGCCGTGccggagggaggaggaagaggaagccgGCGAGGAagcggagggggaggaggaggacgacgACGACGACAGCTTCCTCCTGCTGCAGCAGTCGGTGACGCTGGGCGGCTCGGGCGAGGTGGACCGGCTGGTGGCCCAGATCGGCGAGACGCTGCAGCTGGACGCGGCGCAGGACAGCCCGGCCTCCCCCCGCGCGCCCCCGGGGCCTCCCCTGCAGCCCCCGGCGGCGGCCAAGGCCGGGCCTTCCGCGCTGCCGCTGCTCCTGCCGCCCGCGCCGGCCGAGGCGGGGTGCCCGGCTCCCCCCGGGGCCCTTCGCTGCACCCTCGGGGACCGCGGCCGCGTGCGGGACCGGGCTGCGCCCTACTTTGTGGCCGAGCTCGCCGCGGGCCCCAGTGCGTTGTCTGGGCCGTGCAGGCGAGGCTGGCTGCGCGGCGCCGGCTCCTCCCGCCGCTTGCAGCAGCGACCGTGGCCGCCGGCCCGGACGCGCGCCCGTGACGACGACCCGCACCGGCTCCTGCAGCAGCTCGTGCTCTCGGGGAACCTCATCAAGGAGGCCGTGCGGAGGCTTCAGCGAGCGGTCGCCGCAGTTGCAGCCACGGGCCCCGCCGGCACCCCAGGGCCTGGGGGCAGCCGCAGCGCACAGGACCCCGTCTCCCTGCAGTCCTCCGGCGCCTTGCATTGA